The Streptomyces cynarae genome contains a region encoding:
- a CDS encoding carbohydrate ABC transporter permease, which produces MSLLRQQGPPAAVPLNQPVTSEGPAHAAGRKAGRRSGQLSGRTRHKAMGLLLVTPFGLLFAGFLVAPLAYAFWLSLRTSTLVGGDHFSWFANYKQTFTDPHFLSGVRRVLVFGVVQIPLMLGLALLGALIIDEVTSRLAKVFRMTLFMPYAVPAVIGALMWGFLYSPTFGPVNSLSNALGLGKFDLLGHSLMLTSLGNIVTWQWTGYNMIVLYAALQGLPREVYEAAKLDGAGQIQTALRIKIPMVSSALVLTLMFTIIGTLQFFTEPRVLEPTASSVISPDYTPNLYAYNLAFQYSEFNYSAAISFSLGAVVFIGSYLFLFATRKRSGLK; this is translated from the coding sequence ATGAGCCTGCTCCGACAGCAGGGACCCCCGGCGGCCGTACCCCTGAACCAACCCGTCACCAGCGAGGGCCCCGCCCACGCCGCCGGCCGGAAGGCGGGTCGGCGCAGCGGACAGCTGTCCGGTCGCACCCGGCACAAGGCCATGGGCCTGTTGCTGGTCACCCCGTTCGGCCTGCTCTTCGCCGGCTTCCTGGTGGCACCGCTGGCGTACGCCTTCTGGCTGAGCCTGAGGACCTCCACCCTTGTGGGCGGTGACCACTTCAGCTGGTTCGCCAACTACAAGCAGACCTTCACCGACCCGCACTTCCTGTCCGGTGTGCGCCGCGTGCTGGTCTTCGGCGTGGTGCAGATCCCGCTGATGCTGGGGCTGGCTCTGCTCGGCGCGCTGATCATCGACGAGGTCACCAGCCGCCTCGCCAAGGTGTTCCGCATGACGCTGTTCATGCCGTACGCCGTGCCCGCGGTGATCGGCGCGCTGATGTGGGGCTTCCTCTACAGCCCCACCTTCGGCCCGGTGAACTCCTTGAGCAACGCGCTCGGTCTGGGGAAGTTCGACCTGCTGGGTCACAGCCTGATGCTGACCTCGCTCGGCAACATCGTGACCTGGCAGTGGACCGGCTACAACATGATCGTCCTGTACGCGGCCCTGCAAGGTCTGCCCCGCGAGGTCTACGAGGCGGCCAAGCTGGACGGGGCCGGCCAGATCCAGACGGCCCTGCGCATCAAGATCCCGATGGTCTCTTCGGCGCTGGTGCTCACCTTGATGTTCACCATCATCGGCACGCTCCAGTTCTTCACCGAGCCACGGGTCCTGGAGCCGACGGCGTCCTCGGTGATCAGCCCGGACTACACACCGAACTTGTACGCCTACAACCTCGCCTTCCAGTACTCGGAGTTCAACTACTCCGCTGCCATTTCCTTCTCGCTCGGAGCGGTGGTCTTCATCGGCTCCTACCTCTTCCTGTTCGCCACGCGTAAAAGGAGCGGACTGAAGTGA
- a CDS encoding carbohydrate ABC transporter permease, with translation MTTAAAPVPTVAAARAPRVKSSARGRVTVNAVMVAMILYFLMPFWWLVVAATKNNDALFSTAALWFHSPGSFFDNVQQLFTYDDGEYLRWMGNTVIYAGVSGVGATAVATLAGYAFAKYRFPGRNLLFSSLLGAIMVPATALAIPTYLLLSKVALTNTMWAVILPSLLNPFGVYLVRVYVQESLPDELLEAARVDGAGEMRVLFNVALPTLKPALVTVLLFSMVGTWNNFFLPLVMLNNDKLFPLTVGLQSWYQGALIQSGANALFTLVIAGSLVAILPLIVAFLLLQRYWRGGLTVGSLK, from the coding sequence GTGACGACCGCCGCTGCCCCCGTTCCCACCGTTGCCGCCGCCCGGGCGCCCCGCGTCAAGTCCTCCGCCAGGGGGCGCGTCACCGTCAACGCTGTGATGGTGGCGATGATCCTTTACTTCCTGATGCCGTTCTGGTGGCTTGTCGTCGCGGCCACGAAGAACAACGACGCCCTGTTCTCCACCGCGGCACTGTGGTTCCACTCGCCGGGGTCGTTCTTCGACAACGTCCAGCAGCTGTTCACGTACGACGACGGCGAGTACCTGCGCTGGATGGGCAACACCGTGATCTACGCGGGCGTCAGCGGGGTCGGTGCCACCGCCGTTGCGACCCTTGCCGGGTACGCCTTCGCCAAGTACCGCTTCCCCGGCCGAAACCTGCTCTTCTCCAGCCTCCTCGGCGCCATCATGGTCCCGGCGACCGCGCTGGCCATCCCCACCTACCTGCTGCTGAGCAAGGTGGCGCTGACCAACACGATGTGGGCGGTCATCCTGCCCTCGCTGCTCAACCCGTTCGGCGTCTACCTGGTGCGGGTGTACGTGCAGGAGTCCCTGCCGGACGAACTGCTGGAGGCCGCCCGCGTGGACGGCGCCGGCGAGATGCGGGTGCTGTTCAATGTGGCGCTGCCGACACTGAAGCCCGCGCTGGTGACCGTGCTGCTGTTCTCCATGGTCGGCACCTGGAACAACTTCTTCCTGCCGCTGGTGATGCTCAACAACGACAAGCTGTTCCCGCTCACCGTGGGCCTTCAGTCCTGGTACCAGGGAGCGCTGATCCAGTCCGGCGCCAACGCGCTGTTCACCCTCGTCATCGCGGGTTCTCTGGTGGCGATCCTCCCGCTGATCGTCGCCTTCCTCCTCCTGCAGCGGTACTGGCGTGGCGGTCTGACCGTCGGAAGCCTCAAGTAG
- the arfA gene encoding arabinosylfuranosidase ArfA, translating to MLHASLTVDPAFRVADVSPRTFGSFVEHMGRCVYTGIYEPGHPQADEDGLRRDVLDLVRELGVTTVRYPGGNFVSGFRWEDSVGPVADRPTRLDLAWHSTETNAFGLHEFHRWAQKAGVEPMMAVNLGTRGVAEALDLLEYCNHPGGTAWSDQRIKNGAPDPFGIRMWCLGNEMDGPWQTGHKTAAEYGRIAAETGRAMRMVDPTLELIACGSSSSSMPTFGAWEATVLEEAYEQVDYISCHAYYEELDGDLGSFLASGVDMDHFVESVVSTADHVRAKLRQKKRINLSFDEWNVWYNTRFEAQDKPTDWAVAPRVIEDEYNVADAVVVGGLLISLLRHSDRVTAACLAQLVNVIAPIRSEPGGPSWRQTTFHPFAQAARHARGTVLRVEPVAPVYDTKRFGEVSVVDAVATHLAGADGADELTVFAVNRHQSEDVELAIDLRAFPGYTPVEHSVLNDTDVRATNTQDNPGRVRPREAGTGFVTDGRLTVSLPPVSWNVIRLRHAG from the coding sequence ATGCTGCACGCCTCCCTGACCGTCGACCCCGCCTTCCGCGTCGCCGACGTGAGTCCCCGTACCTTCGGCTCGTTCGTCGAGCACATGGGCCGCTGCGTCTACACCGGCATCTACGAACCCGGCCACCCGCAGGCCGACGAGGACGGCCTGCGCCGCGACGTCCTGGACCTGGTGCGCGAGCTGGGCGTGACCACCGTCCGCTATCCCGGCGGCAACTTCGTCTCCGGCTTCCGCTGGGAGGACAGCGTCGGCCCGGTCGCCGACCGACCCACCCGTCTGGACCTCGCCTGGCACAGCACCGAGACCAACGCCTTTGGCCTGCACGAGTTCCACCGCTGGGCGCAGAAAGCCGGCGTCGAGCCGATGATGGCCGTCAACCTCGGCACCCGTGGCGTCGCCGAGGCCCTGGACCTGCTCGAGTACTGCAACCACCCGGGCGGCACCGCCTGGTCCGACCAGCGGATCAAGAACGGCGCCCCCGACCCCTTCGGCATCCGCATGTGGTGCCTGGGCAACGAGATGGACGGCCCCTGGCAGACCGGCCACAAGACCGCCGCCGAGTACGGCCGTATCGCCGCCGAGACCGGCCGGGCCATGCGCATGGTCGACCCCACGCTGGAACTGATCGCCTGCGGCAGCTCCAGCTCCTCGATGCCGACCTTCGGCGCCTGGGAGGCCACCGTGCTGGAGGAGGCGTACGAGCAGGTCGACTACATCTCCTGCCACGCCTACTACGAGGAGCTCGACGGCGACCTCGGCAGCTTCCTGGCCTCCGGCGTCGACATGGACCACTTCGTGGAGTCCGTGGTCTCCACCGCCGACCACGTCCGGGCCAAGCTGCGCCAGAAGAAGCGGATCAACCTCTCCTTCGACGAGTGGAACGTCTGGTACAACACCCGATTCGAAGCCCAGGACAAGCCCACCGACTGGGCCGTGGCCCCCCGGGTCATCGAGGACGAGTACAACGTGGCCGACGCCGTCGTGGTCGGCGGCCTGCTGATCAGCCTGCTGCGGCACAGCGACCGCGTCACCGCGGCCTGCCTCGCCCAGCTCGTCAACGTCATCGCGCCCATCCGCAGCGAGCCCGGCGGCCCCAGCTGGCGGCAGACCACCTTCCACCCCTTCGCGCAGGCCGCCCGGCACGCCCGCGGCACGGTTCTGCGGGTGGAGCCGGTCGCCCCCGTGTACGACACGAAGCGGTTCGGCGAGGTCTCGGTCGTCGACGCCGTCGCCACGCACCTGGCCGGCGCGGACGGGGCCGACGAGCTCACCGTCTTCGCCGTCAACCGGCACCAGAGCGAGGACGTCGAACTCGCCATCGACCTGCGGGCGTTCCCCGGTTACACGCCGGTGGAACACTCGGTGCTCAACGACACCGACGTCCGCGCCACCAACACCCAGGACAACCCCGGCCGGGTCCGCCCGCGCGAGGCCGGCACCGGTTTCGTCACCGACGGACGGCTCACCGTGAGCCTGCCGCCCGTCTCCTGGAACGTCATCCGGCTGCGCCACGCCGGCTGA
- a CDS encoding RICIN domain-containing protein, protein MSTTREGARLRAVPRPQAITLLLALLAAAVALVLPASGQAHAVSRATQTMYTSPSSAPSPGALYPRAVRLQYSGASNGTLLATFEQYSSGTPVFPIYRSTDNGNSWTQISSISDTHNGYGMRYQPFLYELPTAVGGFPAGTILAAGNSIPNDLSSTELDLYASTDHGSTWSFVSTIATGGKADVTNGQTPVWEPFLMVSGSKLIVYYSDQRDPNHAQKIVHQTTTDGITWSSTVDDVAMPTYTDRPGMPIVAQLPNGNYVMTYEYGGAPEANFAVYYKISSDPEAFGSVTGTVLRSTDGYVPTSAPYITWLPTGGPNGTLAVSAQSTTDLFLNTQNGAAGAWTRIASTVPRGYSRGMVPLADGHSLEIFSAGVVSSTVENPVTYGTIDLGGGISDGATYTMSNANSHLMLTIVGGTTTNGTFATQQNADNATDQQWKFVQQPSGYFKIFNVASGKLLGVQNASTANGAKVLQWDDNGTLDHEWAVAPNPAGGFTAVNRNSGKYLEIPSASTTVGTAAGQWDNTGCACQRWNLAQTALPNLATGQYRLINKNSGKFLEMPGASTTVGKQAGQWVNTANNCQLWTFTAQSGGAWTVKNVNSGLFLDNNGSASAGAAVVQNSSSTANGQKWTLTDAGNGYFKLVNVGSGLVADVASASTANGALIVQSADNGADDELWQIARVN, encoded by the coding sequence ATGTCCACCACCAGGGAAGGCGCCAGACTCCGCGCCGTACCCCGACCCCAGGCGATCACCCTGCTGCTGGCCCTGCTCGCAGCCGCCGTCGCCCTCGTCCTGCCCGCCTCCGGCCAGGCGCACGCCGTCTCGCGCGCGACCCAGACGATGTACACCTCACCGTCGAGCGCCCCGTCGCCCGGCGCGCTCTACCCGCGCGCCGTGCGCCTGCAGTACAGCGGTGCGTCCAACGGCACCCTGCTGGCCACGTTCGAGCAGTACAGCTCGGGCACCCCCGTCTTCCCGATCTACCGAAGCACCGACAACGGCAACAGCTGGACGCAGATCTCCAGCATCAGCGACACCCACAACGGCTACGGCATGCGCTACCAGCCGTTCCTGTACGAGCTGCCGACCGCCGTCGGCGGCTTCCCGGCCGGCACGATCCTCGCCGCGGGCAACTCCATCCCGAACGACCTGTCCTCGACCGAGCTGGACCTGTACGCCAGCACGGACCACGGCAGCACCTGGTCGTTCGTCAGCACCATCGCCACCGGCGGCAAGGCCGACGTCACCAACGGCCAGACCCCCGTGTGGGAGCCGTTCCTGATGGTGTCCGGCTCCAAGCTGATCGTGTACTACTCCGACCAGCGTGACCCCAACCACGCCCAGAAGATCGTCCACCAGACCACCACCGACGGCATCACCTGGTCCTCCACCGTGGACGACGTGGCCATGCCGACCTACACCGACCGCCCCGGCATGCCGATCGTCGCGCAACTGCCCAACGGCAACTATGTGATGACGTACGAGTACGGGGGCGCACCCGAAGCCAACTTCGCGGTCTACTACAAGATCTCCTCCGACCCCGAGGCGTTCGGCTCCGTCACCGGCACCGTCCTGAGGTCCACCGACGGGTACGTGCCCACCAGCGCCCCGTACATCACCTGGCTTCCCACCGGCGGTCCCAACGGCACCCTGGCGGTCAGCGCCCAGAGCACCACCGACCTCTTCCTGAACACGCAGAACGGCGCGGCGGGCGCCTGGACGCGCATCGCCTCCACCGTCCCCCGCGGCTACAGCCGCGGCATGGTACCCCTCGCCGACGGCCACAGCCTGGAAATCTTCAGCGCGGGCGTGGTCAGCAGCACCGTTGAGAACCCGGTCACCTACGGCACGATCGACCTGGGCGGCGGCATCTCCGACGGTGCGACCTACACCATGTCCAACGCCAACAGCCACCTGATGCTGACCATCGTCGGCGGCACCACCACCAACGGCACCTTCGCCACCCAGCAGAACGCCGACAACGCCACCGACCAGCAGTGGAAGTTCGTCCAGCAGCCGTCGGGCTACTTCAAGATCTTCAACGTGGCCAGCGGCAAGCTCCTGGGCGTGCAGAACGCCTCCACCGCCAACGGCGCCAAGGTCCTGCAGTGGGACGACAACGGCACCCTCGACCACGAGTGGGCCGTCGCCCCGAACCCGGCGGGCGGCTTCACGGCCGTCAACCGCAACAGCGGCAAGTACCTGGAGATCCCCAGCGCGTCCACCACCGTCGGCACCGCCGCCGGGCAGTGGGACAACACCGGCTGCGCCTGCCAGCGCTGGAACCTCGCCCAGACCGCGCTGCCGAACCTGGCCACCGGCCAGTACCGCCTGATCAACAAGAACAGCGGCAAGTTCCTTGAGATGCCCGGCGCCTCCACCACGGTGGGCAAGCAGGCCGGCCAGTGGGTGAACACCGCCAACAACTGCCAGCTGTGGACCTTCACGGCGCAGAGCGGCGGGGCCTGGACCGTGAAGAACGTCAACAGCGGTCTGTTCCTCGACAACAACGGCTCGGCCTCGGCCGGCGCGGCCGTCGTCCAGAACTCGTCGTCCACCGCGAACGGCCAGAAGTGGACGCTCACGGACGCCGGCAACGGCTACTTCAAGCTCGTCAACGTCGGCAGCGGCCTGGTGGCGGACGTCGCCTCGGCCTCCACCGCCAACGGCGCGCTGATCGTCCAGTCGGCGGACAACGGAGCCGACGACGAGCTCTGGCAGATCGCCCGGGTCAACTGA